Proteins from one bacterium genomic window:
- a CDS encoding type IV pilus twitching motility protein PilT, with amino-acid sequence MNINELLEIAVKSDASDLHLKVGSPPLLRVYGDLVALETLPKLTEADTKKLAYDMLTPTQQRRFEASLGLDLSYEIPGLARFRTHIFQQREMIGIVCRIIPLKTQTMDELGLPEICKDLCRRPRGLLLITGSAGAGKTTTQAALIDYINETFPVHIMTIEDPIEFTHECKKAVVNQRQLESDTLSFSEALKHVFRQDPDVILIGEMRDLETIQLAVTAAETGHLVLGTLHTTDTVSTIDRIVDVFPPHQQPQVRSQLTVNLVGVISQLLIRKVVEKGRVAAFEVLVAVPAVRSLIREAKTYQIPSVLQTGKKQGMRSMDQSLAELVAKKIVSYEEALAKSINPREFADLVGKAR; translated from the coding sequence ATGAATATTAACGAATTATTAGAAATTGCCGTTAAAAGCGATGCATCAGACCTGCATTTAAAGGTTGGAAGTCCACCTTTACTCAGGGTCTATGGGGATTTAGTTGCCCTGGAAACTCTACCCAAACTTACCGAGGCAGATACTAAAAAATTAGCTTATGATATGCTAACACCAACCCAACAACGCAGATTTGAGGCATCATTGGGGCTGGACTTGAGTTATGAAATACCTGGTTTGGCAAGATTCAGAACACATATCTTCCAACAACGCGAAATGATAGGAATAGTCTGCCGAATTATTCCATTAAAAACCCAAACTATGGATGAATTAGGTCTGCCTGAAATCTGTAAAGATTTATGTCGCAGGCCAAGAGGGCTTTTATTAATTACTGGCTCAGCTGGGGCAGGAAAAACTACGACTCAAGCCGCTTTAATTGATTATATTAACGAGACTTTCCCGGTTCATATAATGACGATTGAAGACCCGATTGAGTTCACTCATGAATGTAAAAAAGCGGTTGTAAATCAAAGACAATTAGAATCAGATACTTTATCTTTTAGTGAGGCATTAAAACATGTCTTTCGCCAGGACCCGGATGTTATCTTAATAGGTGAGATGCGTGACCTGGAAACGATACAATTAGCTGTGACCGCGGCGGAAACTGGACATTTGGTTCTCGGCACACTCCATACCACAGATACAGTTTCAACTATTGACCGAATAGTCGATGTTTTCCCCCCTCATCAACAACCTCAAGTCCGTTCTCAATTAACCGTTAATTTAGTCGGTGTTATTTCACAACTTTTGATTAGAAAGGTAGTTGAAAAAGGGAGAGTAGCCGCTTTTGAGGTTCTGGTGGCTGTGCCAGCCGTCAGGTCTCTTATTCGTGAAGCCAAAACTTACCAGATACCTTCCGTGCTTCAAACCGGAAAAAAACAAGGTATGCGCAGTATGGACCAATCTTTAGCAGAATTAGTGGCTAAAAAAATAGTTTCTTATGAAGAAGCATTAGCTAAATCTATTAATCCAAGAGAATTCGCAGATTTGGTAGGAAAAGCTCGGTAA
- a CDS encoding acetyl-CoA carboxylase carboxyltransferase subunit alpha, whose amino-acid sequence MGNTYLDFERPIEELENKITELTSISQTKQDLDVTKQVKELEKQVATIKRKIFANLTPWQITQLARHPQRPNTIDYISKIFTDFIELHGDRKYSDDPAIIGGIAFLEGQCVFIIGHKKGRDTKSNLLCNFGMPHPEGYRKALRIMELAEKFKKPLLTFIDTPGAYPGIGAEERGQGEAIAKNLFALSQLKTPIIVTIIGEGGSGGALAIAVGDRILMLENAIYSVISPEGCAAILWEDKDKAPESAATLRLTAKDLLELEIIDEIIQEPAGGAHRNIDEICDNVKKALIKHLYELQKHNTSTLVLKRYKKFRKMGRFSENNTPEEKAKEKN is encoded by the coding sequence ATGGGAAATACATATTTAGATTTTGAACGACCAATTGAAGAATTAGAAAACAAAATTACAGAACTAACCAGTATTAGTCAGACTAAACAAGATTTAGATGTAACAAAACAGGTTAAGGAATTAGAAAAACAAGTAGCGACAATAAAACGCAAGATATTCGCTAATCTTACCCCCTGGCAAATAACTCAGTTAGCTCGACATCCACAAAGACCGAACACGATAGATTATATCTCGAAGATTTTTACTGATTTTATCGAATTGCATGGCGATAGAAAATACTCAGATGACCCGGCAATAATAGGTGGTATTGCCTTTTTAGAAGGCCAATGTGTATTTATAATTGGACACAAAAAAGGTAGAGATACCAAAAGTAATCTTCTATGTAATTTCGGTATGCCTCATCCAGAAGGATACCGCAAGGCTCTGCGAATAATGGAATTAGCTGAGAAATTCAAAAAACCACTATTGACTTTTATCGATACCCCAGGTGCCTATCCAGGGATAGGGGCAGAAGAAAGAGGTCAGGGAGAAGCGATAGCTAAAAATCTATTTGCACTCTCCCAACTTAAAACACCTATTATCGTTACCATCATTGGAGAAGGTGGTAGTGGTGGTGCATTAGCCATAGCCGTAGGTGATAGAATTTTAATGTTAGAAAATGCAATTTACTCGGTTATTTCCCCAGAAGGCTGTGCCGCTATCCTCTGGGAAGATAAAGATAAAGCCCCAGAATCAGCCGCCACCCTTCGCCTTACCGCAAAAGACCTCCTTGAATTAGAAATAATTGACGAAATTATCCAGGAACCAGCAGGTGGAGCACACCGAAACATAGATGAAATATGTGATAATGTTAAAAAGGCATTAATCAAACATCTTTATGAACTCCAAAAACATAACACCTCAACCCTTGTTTTAAAACGGTATAAAAAATTCCGCAAAATGGGTCGATTCAGTGAAAATAATACACCGGAGGAAAAAGCCAAAGAAAAAAATTGA
- a CDS encoding alpha/beta hydrolase has translation MTSYQLPITSYQLPITSYQLPVTNYQLPVTNYPFAGYEI, from the coding sequence ATTACCAGTTACCAATTACCAATTACGAGTTACCAATTACCAATTACGAGTTACCAATTACCAGTTACCAATTACCAGTTACCAGTTACCAATTATCCGTTTGCCGGTTATGAAATCTGA